One genomic segment of Balaenoptera musculus isolate JJ_BM4_2016_0621 chromosome 11, mBalMus1.pri.v3, whole genome shotgun sequence includes these proteins:
- the MED20 gene encoding mediator of RNA polymerase II transcription subunit 20 isoform X2: MGVTCVSQMPVAEGKSVQQTVELLTRKLEMLGAEKQGTFCVDCETYHTAASTLGSQGQAGKLMYVMHNSEYPLSCFALFENGPCLVADTNFDVLMVKLKGFFQSAKASKIETRGTRYQYCDFLVKVEYGPCVVASDCWSLLLEFLQSFLGSHTPGAPAVFGNRHDAIYSPADTMVQYMELFNKIRKQQQVPVAGIR; this comes from the exons TGTGTCCCAGATGCCCGTGGCCGAGGGCAAGAGTGTCCAGCAGACCGTGGAGCTCCTCACCCGGAAATTGGAGATGCTTGGAGCAGAGAAGCAAGGAACATTTTGTGTGGACTGTGAGACCTACCACACGGCTGCCTCTACCCTTGGCAGCCAAG GTCAGGCCGGGAAGCTGATGTATGTGATGCACAATTCCGAGTACCCTTTGAGCTGCTTCGCCCTCTTTGAGAATGGCCCTTGCCTTGTTGCCGACACCAACTTTGATGTGCTCATGGTGAAGCTCAAGGGCTTTTTCCAGAGTGCCAAGGCCAGCAAGATTGAGACCCGGGGCACCCGCTACCAGTACTGTGACTTCCTAGTGAAG GTGGAGTATGGCCCCTGTGTGGTAGCTAGCGACTGCTGGAGCCTGCTGCTCGAGTTCCTGCAGAGCTTTCTAGGCAGCCACACCCCAGGGGCTCCCGCTGTGTTTGGGAACAGGCACGACGCCATCTACAGCCCAGCAGACACCATGGTCCAGTACATGGAACTCTTCAACAAGATCCGCAAGCAGCAGCAGGTGCCGGTGGCGGGGATTCGTTAG
- the MED20 gene encoding mediator of RNA polymerase II transcription subunit 20 isoform X1, translated as MGVTCVSQMPVAEGKSVQQTVELLTRKLEMLGAEKQGTFCVDCETYHTAASTLGSQGQAGKLMYVMHNSEYPLSCFALFENGPCLVADTNFDVLMVKLKGFFQSAKASKIETRGTRYQYCDFLVKVGTVTMGPSARGISVEVEYGPCVVASDCWSLLLEFLQSFLGSHTPGAPAVFGNRHDAIYSPADTMVQYMELFNKIRKQQQVPVAGIR; from the exons TGTGTCCCAGATGCCCGTGGCCGAGGGCAAGAGTGTCCAGCAGACCGTGGAGCTCCTCACCCGGAAATTGGAGATGCTTGGAGCAGAGAAGCAAGGAACATTTTGTGTGGACTGTGAGACCTACCACACGGCTGCCTCTACCCTTGGCAGCCAAG GTCAGGCCGGGAAGCTGATGTATGTGATGCACAATTCCGAGTACCCTTTGAGCTGCTTCGCCCTCTTTGAGAATGGCCCTTGCCTTGTTGCCGACACCAACTTTGATGTGCTCATGGTGAAGCTCAAGGGCTTTTTCCAGAGTGCCAAGGCCAGCAAGATTGAGACCCGGGGCACCCGCTACCAGTACTGTGACTTCCTAGTGAAGGTGGGCACGGTTACAATGGGGCCCAGTGCCCGAGGCATCTCCGTGGAG GTGGAGTATGGCCCCTGTGTGGTAGCTAGCGACTGCTGGAGCCTGCTGCTCGAGTTCCTGCAGAGCTTTCTAGGCAGCCACACCCCAGGGGCTCCCGCTGTGTTTGGGAACAGGCACGACGCCATCTACAGCCCAGCAGACACCATGGTCCAGTACATGGAACTCTTCAACAAGATCCGCAAGCAGCAGCAGGTGCCGGTGGCGGGGATTCGTTAG